The Galactobacillus timonensis genome has a segment encoding these proteins:
- a CDS encoding type II toxin-antitoxin system RelE/ParE family toxin: protein MDSYKVNITKQAEESMRDIALYIARNIMNVSAAEGHVEASLNAIEELSYRAATVKTIPENPWGEMGFRRISVKNYYIYFIIYEDRKEVSVLDIIYQGRDQQKGLSEGDYEEENPETNT from the coding sequence CTTATAAGGTTAATATTACAAAACAAGCAGAAGAATCAATGCGTGATATTGCCTTATATATTGCCCGGAATATTATGAATGTATCGGCGGCAGAGGGACATGTAGAAGCATCCCTGAACGCGATTGAAGAGCTTTCCTACAGAGCAGCAACTGTGAAAACAATTCCGGAGAACCCTTGGGGAGAAATGGGATTTCGCCGGATCAGTGTCAAGAACTATTACATCTACTTCATAATATATGAAGATAGAAAAGAGGTTTCTGTTCTTGACATCATCTATCAGGGACGAGATCAGCAAAAAGGTTTGAGTGAGGGAGATTACGAAGAAGAAAATCCCGAAACGAATACCTGA